GGCAGAGTGTCTTCCATCTCCATTTGCACCTCCTCGGAGGACGACCGATGCACTGGCCTCCGGGTTAAAATATCATATGTATCTTTCTAAATTAGAAATATTCGGATTCAAATCTTTTGCGCAAAGAACAGAGATCCCGCTTGAGCCGGGAATAACGAGTATCGTCGGGCCGAACGGCTGCGGGAAGACGAATATTGTCGACGCTATCAGGTGGGTGCTTGGTGAGCAGCGTGTCTCCGTACTCCGGACGGAGAAAATGCAGGACGTTATCTTTAACGGCTCCAACGGAAGGAAACCGCTCGGGTTTGCCGAAGTCTCCCTCACACTGCACAACAACAAGGGAATTTTACCGACTGAATATACGGATGTGGTTATTACGCGGAGACTCTACCGCGACGGGGAGTCGGACTATTTGTTGAACAACAATCCAGTCCGGCTGAAAGATATTAACGATCTGTTCATGGACACCGGTATGGGTCCGGACGCTTACTCGGTGATAGAGCTCAAGATGGTAGACAGCCTCCTGTCGGAAGACCCGGTGGAGCGGAGAAAAATGTTTGAGGAAGCCGCCGGTATCACAAAGTATAAACACCAGAGGAAAACTACTCTGAGAAAATTAGATGCGACTAAAACCGACCTTCTCAGGGTGTTTGACATCATAAGCGAAGTGGAAAAGAACGTGCGTTCGCTGAAATATCAGCTGGGTAAGTTCAAAAGGTATAAACGAGAGAAAGATGCCTTTGTGGAAGGGGATATAAGGCTTGCCCGGTTCCAGTATCATGAAATTTTGAAGAAAGTTGAACCGCTTACCGGCAGACTGCAAAAGGAAAAACTGCAAAGGGACGATGCGGCGAGTCAGATAGAAATGGACGAAGCTCTCCATGAAAGGCTCGAAAACAATCTTGACGCGCTCGATCAGGAAATCAAGGAATGCGAGACAGATATAGAAAACCAGACCCGGCAGCATATCGAAGTCAAGGAAAGGCAGATTATAGCCAGACAAACGATATCTTCTGAAAAGAAAGCGATTGAGAATGCCAATGTCAGAATTCAGTCAGCCGAAGAGAGATTAAACGCTCTCGAGGAACAGGAGAAACTCTTCAAATCTCAGGTTATGGAAGCAGAATCAAATTTGCATGGAAGAAAAGAGAAGTATGAAGATATGAAATCAGCGCTTAACGCGGCCGATGAACTTCTGAAAAAGCAGCAAACCGAATTGCGCGATCTGGAGCATGAACGAGCGGAATATATCGATAAGATCGGACAACTAAGCGGTGAGAAGCAGATGCTCGTCGCCAGGATCGACGCTATCGATAAGAACAGCGACTCAAGAAACCGGGAAAAGGAGGAGCTTGAGTTGTTGCTCGAGACGTCTATGAACAGTTTAAGGGACTCTAATAGAAAAAGAAAAGGCTATATCACCGAAAGGA
The Candidatus Neomarinimicrobiota bacterium genome window above contains:
- a CDS encoding AAA family ATPase — its product is MYLSKLEIFGFKSFAQRTEIPLEPGITSIVGPNGCGKTNIVDAIRWVLGEQRVSVLRTEKMQDVIFNGSNGRKPLGFAEVSLTLHNNKGILPTEYTDVVITRRLYRDGESDYLLNNNPVRLKDINDLFMDTGMGPDAYSVIELKMVDSLLSEDPVERRKMFEEAAGITKYKHQRKTTLRKLDATKTDLLRVFDIISEVEKNVRSLKYQLGKFKRYKREKDAFVEGDIRLARFQYHEILKKVEPLTGRLQKEKLQRDDAASQIEMDEALHERLENNLDALDQEIKECETDIENQTRQHIEVKERQIIARQTISSEKKAIENANVRIQSAEERLNALEEQEKLFKSQVMEAESNLHGRKEKYEDMKSALNAADELLKKQQTELRDLEHERAEYIDKIGQLSGEKQMLVARIDAIDKNSDSRNREKEELELLLETSMNSLRDSNRKRKGYITERTLNDEKLSAASEVADELKEAIAALEANLAEFSSRRGLLASRITVLDELIEARGGHSSGVLNLFERGKELNGVLGTVTDLIDVISEHRIAVEQALGYAADFVVMDTLEHARTAAEWVSKEQKGSVTFIALKSLKSVEIKNFPGNGYIPAGEVVKSNYANLVENLFSDLLIIEKLNGETDYPAGFRVVDTKGFLYDGAAMIKSGGHSSADSARVGRKELRDELSVKLEDLEKRILNSEAELKTRLSFLETEKGKIDSLLLREREILSGDAGLAGSIKGIDSEIKRVNERLKQMEDDGSDEENIKKMRDSITNKQNGIDLLEERQSGFLKRYEEVMAEVEQASDAKDNASRDHQEATISFVADERNLEALNFRLSGIEETRNETKSRIKDSMEEIARSGRHIESLQKEDEESSGKISELEQERESLLS